ATGTTATCGATCAAAATGGAGAAACTGATTTTTCCTCATTCAATGATTTAGAAATGATTTATTTTTATGTACATCAACAAAAAGACTTAAATGAAAAAAATAATAGAGCGGAGAATACGAAAAAAGAATACATACGCGATCTTCTTATTTTTTATAAGCACCTGTTGGAACACGGGGATATATTAGAACTTCAAATAGGGGAAATATCAGAATATCGATTACTCAAGAAACTAAACCATCGTAATATCAGAAAGTATCAGGAGTGGATTAAGCAGGCCCCTCTCGGCAAAAGCGGAAAACCTTATTCTGTAGCAACGCTTAACAGAAAAACGATAATTTTAAAAGGGTTTTTTACTTTTTTATTCGAAAATAAATATATTAAGGTCCCGCTCCATCAAAAAATGCTAAGTAGTAATGTCCGAATAAATGATCGCCCAAATAAAGAGATGAGCTCCACTGAGGTTATACAATTGCTGGATTATTTCAGAGATCACCCAATCCTTTATGGGTTAATATCAGTACTGGTAACAACCGGAATAAGAATTCAAGAGTTGTGTACGGCGAGAGTTTGTGATTTAGCATATCTAGATGGAGAATATTGGTTAACAGTAATG
The Bacillus methanolicus DNA segment above includes these coding regions:
- a CDS encoding tyrosine-type recombinase/integrase, with amino-acid sequence MINIDEVIKTNEIRHIINKQNSVSSLTNIMVNNSFHKRMMDVIDQNGETDFSSFNDLEMIYFYVHQQKDLNEKNNRAENTKKEYIRDLLIFYKHLLEHGDILELQIGEISEYRLLKKLNHRNIRKYQEWIKQAPLGKSGKPYSVATLNRKTIILKGFFTFLFENKYIKVPLHQKMLSSNVRINDRPNKEMSSTEVIQLLDYFRDHPILYGLISVLVTTGIRIQELCTARVCDLAYLDGEYWLTVMGKGGKEREVLIHPNVLEAIKRFRERRRLDLKLDPSNTSPLFTTAKGKAYNFKYLSNYIAQKINEADLDFIKIRKTRITCHTFRHAYALISADQGADLLNIKESLGHSDIKTTMIYLQRKFARKNNAAHTWKGSDLLKKIGYSN